A stretch of DNA from Anopheles nili chromosome 2, idAnoNiliSN_F5_01, whole genome shotgun sequence:
ACGAACAACCGTACATGCTGTTCGTTCTGCTCTACACCACGGCAGCTGTCGTCCTGCTGAGTCCGCTCAAGATGGACCTCTCACCTGTCGAAGAATGGTGGCAATTGCGCACGGTTCCTCAGAAGTTCGTGTCCGTGCCGGCATGCCGCAAGTACTTCCAACGCTGCTGGCTACCGTTCCTCGTCACGATCGGTCTCGGATCGATGTGGAGCAtcatcgattcgatcgatgaatCGCACATGACCAACCTGCCCACCGACGCCACCGACGGTGAAGATGCCAAGGGTCAACAGGTGAGCGCATTCGACACCATCGTACGGACACTGCTGACGGCCGGTGATCTGCTCGCCATTCCGGTGCTGCTGTACGCGCACAAAATCATCAAGGTGTTTGGCACCTGCAAGATCCTGGTGGGCGCATTCCTGTCCCTCGTCGTGCGCTTCATTCTGCTGGCCATTCTGGACTACTCGCTGTGGGACGTCGTggaggattggctaactccgGCCACTCTCGGGCTGACGTGGATCACGATAGTACTGCTTTTCCGCGATCTCCTCCCGCGTAAGGTTTCCGCCCTGGCACAAGCCTTGCCCGTGATGGCGCACTTCGGATTCGGTCGCTTCTTTGGTGCGCTAATCGGCATCGAGCAGCACTATCAGCGGTTGGAGAACGACTACGAGATCCTGGCGGGTGTCCTGTTTGGTTTGACCATCGTGAGCATTGTGCTCTACCGCTACCGAGAGATCGTGCTCAACTATCTGGGCCAGTATATACCGGCGCTGAAACCTGGCGAGGCTAACGGAACCCCTGTCAAGAAGGGCGAAACAAACGTTTAACCGGCGCTCGGCAAAACCAATACTTTGCGAGAGCAAACCCCGTCGGGAAGACGTGATACGCGTTGCTTTAGTGGCCGAATTGTTTACGTAATAAATAGTTTAACCAGAAATGCCACCCGTTCAAAGGAGCATCGGAGCGTCACGTTTTTAATTCTTTCTCGAGTAATTCTTTACACTTGTGGATATACGGCAATTCGATTTATTGAATTCCAATTGATCGGCGTTGCATAATACAGTACAGTTTATGGTGTGCCTAATTCAACCTCTTTACACCAAGCTCAGCTTAGAATATTGGTAATattaaccaaaacaaaacaaaataccatgAGAAGTATTTTGATGACGATTTCGTAAATCTACTGAATTTACATATAATCTAATGGAggtaaaaattaaacaagaaAATGAGAGCAACCTCTCAGCTTACGGCTCCATTACGGTTCAGCGTCCAACCGTCTCGGTGACACTTGTTCACCTACATCTACTTCCGATGGAGATTGTGCTTCTGAAGATTCAGTCTGTACAGGGGCGATGGATTTGGTATTTTCTTCTCCGTCATTTGAAGATTCATCATTTTCAACAAGAATACAATCGGCCTCTGTTGAAATGTCGTTCGTTTCCTCGTTTGACAGatcattttcatctttctcAGAAGCTTCGACATCCGAAGAACACTGCGTGGtacttcttttcttttcatccacATCTGCCGTTGTTTCACTTCTCTTCGAAACTAAATCCGGCTTGGAAGCTACGACAGTAGTTTCCTTATTCTTCGAAGGTGCATCTTCTTCCGCAATGGCATCggaatcaattttcttttGGGCGAGTCGTTCACCAGTAGAAGTTGCTTTTGTTCCTGAAAGAGACGCATTTCTGATGGATGTATTGTCACTATCAACCGTCTTCTGATTATCGCTCTGCTCAGCTAcagttgttttctttctctccgaATTGGCGTTGACATCATTAGCAACATCCTGTTCGCAATGTTCTTCCAACTGATCTTTGGCGGGCTGTGATGTATCGTTATCACATTCTATAATTTCGACACACTCCTGCTCACTggattcattttcatcatttgaCTGCTTATTGCTTTTAGCAGAAGTATCAGTGGAACCTTCCGCAGGAGGGCTTAGTTGCTTTTGCGAGTCATTTACCACCTCACTATCGTCTCGATTTAAATCCTGCTGCTGTTCAGTCGAAGAATCATAGGCAGTGTGTTCATCAACTGACATTTGGTCAGCGTCTGCCCTCAGCACTCCGGAGAAACTAGGATCATTTTTAGCGTATCGGGAAGCACCCACAATTTCGTCCGCATCGGCGTACTGCATGTCGGAACTGTCGCTATGATAGCtatcatcagcagcatccattaaatttaaaatttcactGCTACTGCCCTTTGACGAATGCTCCATCTCTTCCTGCAGCGAGGAATTGTTTAGCACGTTCTGAAGTTCTCTATCTTCATCATAATCATCTACCGATTCTATATTTTCTGTTACGTCCAAACTTGTTTTTGATGTAGATTTATCTACAACTGTTTCACGATCCGTTTCGGAATGTTTAGCATTGTCGGTGGAGGAAGATTTTCGGACATCCCGATCTAGTTGCTTATTTATATCGGAATCCTCCCTGTTTACTGCTTTCTTTGGATCAGTTGAATTCGCCATCAAAGCACTACTGCTTCCCGTATGAATGTCCAGCAAATCCGACACCTCCTTGGCTGATATTTCGATCAGTTCCATGTCTTCTTTGTCCGTTTCATTGAGAACTCCAGCTCGTGAGCTTTCAGCTGCTAACGAAAACCAGCACAaaacattaattaatttaattcataTATTATGGATTGAATGCCTACACAATGTGGCAAATGAAAAGCAGAATGGAGTTAATCACTTACGAAtgtgcaacaaacaaaaattacaaataaAAGCGATGTCAATTTTTAACGAAATCTCATGGTCTAATCATGCAGGAAGGATGCTTTTGGCACAACGTTATGAAAGCTTTGGCTACGGATTGGGATTACAAATCGGTGAAGATCAATCTATCGTCAATATTCAGATTAGTTAAAGCAATGTTTGAGGACGATAAATGAATCCTTTCTGCCGATATAAAGATAAATGAATCTATGGCCGTGCCAACAGGACTTACTTGTTTGCGTGCTcgataataaattttccacttgCAATTCAAATTCATTGTTATCTACAGGCGAAACATCACCGTCTGGAACTTCGATCATTTCTATAATTTCGTTTGAACTTGCAGATAATTCGTCAGATGGATGTTCCGTGGTGTCGTCATGTCCTATTTCGTTCGGCGCTGAAGCGGTCGTTTTTTTCTGAGAATTGTTGGTAATTTGAGCAGAAGGTGTATTAGCAGCAGTCGTATCTTCGTTTTGAGTGGATCCATTTTGGTTCGACTCCTCGTTCAAAGATGCATCAATGCTGGTGGCAGTGGAGGATTGTACGTTATTGCAAGTGATGGGAGCATCAGAAGCGGCAGGTTCTGCACTATTAGAATTTACATTCCAGCTAACGTTAATCTGCCCCACAGTAAACGAGCCGGAGACATCGAGTTGTTTTGTAGCCTTGCTTGATTCCTTGGCTTGATCGCCCTCGGTTCCCCGCTCTCTGATGGCTGCATTTTCTTCGTCCGAGTCGACTTCGATGACcgttgtgttttgttcgatGATCTCGcaatcgtcatcatcttcgCTGTTGTCATCTTCCGGATTGCGATTGTTGATCATCTCCCCCATCATGACAAAGTCAGATTCCTTTGTAAAGCCCATCTTTTTCACATCATCCACGCAGCGTTCCTGCAGTGTCTTGAACCGTCCGATACCATATGTCATGAGATAGGACAGATGTATGAACAGTTCCTTAAGATCGCGTAGATTGCGAATGTTTTTAAACGAGTTCGAGTTTGTGAGCGTGTAAATCTTGCCTATCATGTGGTGACAAATTTCCACACCGGCCAGCAGTTTGGCCTCGAAATCCTTGCGCGAGCTTCCCAGCGGTGTGTCCTCGTGCGGTCCATTAACCAGCCCGCGCAGCATTTGCAGTATCGGTTGCTGACCGGAGGACTGCGGTTGCATTTGAGGATGACCTTGCATTATGACACCTTGGCCGGAGTTTCCGGCGTACATCATTCCACCGGGCACGGGCGGCATTTGGAACGCACCCGGATGCagtggttgctgctgctgcaggtgttggtGAGGTGGCATCATACGTTGGGCCGCGTGCGCCGGACGATGAACTGGAACATGTCctcgctgttgctgctgctgcaatcgttgaagttgctgctggtgctgctggtactgctgcatttgctgctgctgttgttgcaaaTGTTGTTGCTGAGATTGATGCtgcatttgttgttgttgctgctgttgttgttgctgctgcaactgctgctgctgttgttgctgcagcaactgctcctgctgttgttgttgctgctgttgctgctgcaactgctgctgttgttgcaattgctgctgttgttgtaacTGTTGCTGAAACTGTTGTTGAAattgttgatgctgttgcaattgctgttgttgctgctgtaactgatgctggtgctgaaattgctgttgttgttggtgttgctgctgctgctgctgttgttggtggtgttgctgctgctgttggtggtgttgctgctgctgttgttgatggtgctgctgctgctgcagttgttggtggtgttgctgctgttgttgaagatgctgctgttgttgcagttgctgttgttgtgtgagatgtggctgctgctgttgttttagCAATTGATGTTGCAAACGCATGCGCGATTGTGACAATTCTGATGAGTTCCGCACTGGTGCCGATGAAGTTTGTGGCTGGTTAGCGATTGGCATACGAGATGTGGTTGGGCCCGGTTGAACCGCGGCAGCCATCGGGACGACATTCCCTTGTTGCATTATTTGTTGCATCGGAGGAATCGTTGTTTGGTCTACCTCCGACGGCAATTCAGCTGTAACGGTTACAGGTATCGACGACGAAGCTGGGTTCGAAGGGTTCGCGTTATCTGACGTTTGTTTGCGCACCTGTATCAGCTTTCCGTTCGGAAGCCGATAGGTTCCCTGTTGCGAGGCTGTATGCAGATCTATCCGATAGCCACCTATCGTGTGGTAAACGGGAGGAGTCACACTACTCGTCTGCCGGGTTGACAAGTTGGATGATACCCGAACCGTGTGTTGCACTAGCTCTGGTTCTGGTTGCGAGGGATCTACGGCTGGTGTAGCAGCAGCCCCATTTGTCGTTACCCGAACAGTCAAGTTCCGTGGTATCGATTGATGCAGTATAGCTTTAGGTTTCGGTGCGATATGTTTGCTGCTACCGCTCGAAGATGCTGCCGCAGCACTTGCTGGCAGCGTTACCGGTGGACGTGACGCCGACGCTTTCGGTAAAATTGGAATGTTCTTACTAACTGCATGTGGCCGTGTCGAAGCATCCGGCGCAACAGCTGATCCATCTTCGCCTGGATTAAACATGCTCAATATGTCCGGTGTGCAAACCACCTCATTGTTTCcagtgcgttttttctttacatggTCAGAGCTCAGCTGTGTCGACGATGGTCGCTTTTCTGCTTGACCGTGGAATTCGTTTGGGATAgcttttggagcttttttctgtgcaatttgaatttttgaagGCGATGTGATAACTTTTTTCGCCGGCGATACGGTAGCTTTTGTCGTCGGCGATGCCATTGATGTCGAGGATGACGAGGCACTCGATGATGGCAAAGGCGTTTTTGGCTGGGTTACTTTCACGGTATCTTCAATACCCATATCACCCAAAATTGAATGCGTCAAAGGAGGAATGCTGACAACAGGATTGAGTGCGGTAGAGCTTTCTGCAGAATCTCGCTTTGACGTACTCGTTGCACCGTAGGTGCGCTTAATGGTTTGCCTTCTCTGCACCGATTGGCTCGTCCCAGGTGTGCTACTACCCTTTAAACGATTTAgcccttttcccgggcagCACGACGTGTTATCCTGCTTCATCAACGCACTGATGGTATGGGCGGAAAGCTCTTGGTTTTTAATCGTTCTAAACGgggtaaaaaaataataaaaaataatgaatcTACCCTACGGGACATGGAAACGGTTGGTACttactttttttgcttttcgataAAATTCTCCAGCGCCCAGTGCTGCGCACGTAAGTGCCACATTATCCGCGGGGCGCAACCGAAGCAGTGCCAATTCTCGTTGCGCACGATGTCCTGCACGCATGCCCGGGACAGATTACGCACGATGCAGCTTTTGCAGAAGACATAGGGACACTTCGAGCAGCAGTACACCTCGCCGCCCTGGCCACACCAACGGCAGTAAAGCTCGCTGCCATCCTCGCCTTTATCAAACTCGCCGCTGTTGTAGAAGGCGTGACAACTTCGGCAATGGGTCACGCGCAACACCGGATGCATCCGTACGATCGCTTCCGATACGGGTGCCGTTCCGATATGAGTGTTACAGGATGTGCAGTGGATCTTACGTTCCGATATTTTAGAAACGTTCGGAAAGGCGCGCATAAAGTACTCCTTCTCCTCGGCTTCCGTATCATGTTCAAACGACAACCGATACCCtttcaaacataaaaaaacatcaaccaaCACCCTATTGCGCCAACTCtatgtttttacatttttacagTATATTACAAGAAAACGTAACATTTGTACGTTTGCATTGAGATCGGATCCGGCCGATACTCTAGCAACATGATTTGAGACATTATTTTAAGACGAATAGCAAACTGTCATAGCagtcgagaaaaaaattatcaagCACTGTGCGACGGTTCTTACTTACCATCTTCATCATAGAACTCTTCGGGCATTCTGATGGCGGTAAAGTTACTTGAAATCTGTACGAATGTATACGAATTGAAATGTTGCACTCGTAATCTCGAATATTCTCTGCCTCAACACATCTACCGACACTTCGAAGGACGTATCACTTAGCAGGCGGGCGTGCTTCAACCCCTATCGTTTTGAGCTGATGGTGTCCAAAGCAGCGCGTCATTAAAATGAGCGAAAATCTAGAATACCTC
This window harbors:
- the LOC128728330 gene encoding uncharacterized protein LOC128728330, whose product is MPEEFYDEDGYRLSFEHDTEAEEKEYFMRAFPNVSKISERKIHCTSCNTHIGTAPVSEAIVRMHPVLRVTHCRSCHAFYNSGEFDKGEDGSELYCRWCGQGGEVYCCSKCPYVFCKSCIVRNLSRACVQDIVRNENWHCFGCAPRIMWHLRAQHWALENFIEKQKKTIKNQELSAHTISALMKQDNTSCCPGKGLNRLKGSSTPGTSQSVQRRQTIKRTYGATSTSKRDSAESSTALNPVVSIPPLTHSILGDMGIEDTVKVTQPKTPLPSSSASSSSTSMASPTTKATVSPAKKVITSPSKIQIAQKKAPKAIPNEFHGQAEKRPSSTQLSSDHVKKKRTGNNEVVCTPDILSMFNPGEDGSAVAPDASTRPHAVSKNIPILPKASASRPPVTLPASAAAASSSGSSKHIAPKPKAILHQSIPRNLTVRVTTNGAAATPAVDPSQPEPELVQHTVRVSSNLSTRQTSSVTPPVYHTIGGYRIDLHTASQQGTYRLPNGKLIQVRKQTSDNANPSNPASSSIPVTVTAELPSEQHQHQLQQQQQQLQQHQQFQQQFQQQLQQQQQLQQQQQLQQQQQQQQQQEQLLQQQQQQQLQQQQQQQQQQQMQHQSQQQHLQQQQQQMQQYQQHQQQQQPLHPGAFQMPPVPGGMMYAGNSGQGVIMQGHPQMQPQSSGQQPILQMLRGLVNGPHEDTPLGSSRKDFEAKLLAGVEICHHMIGKIYTLTNSNSFKNIRNLRDLKELFIHLSYLMTYGIGRFKTLQERCVDDVKKMGFTKESDFVMMGEMINNRNPEDDNSEDDDDCEIIEQNTTVIEVDSDEENAAIRERGTEGDQAKESSKATKQLDVSGSFTVGQINVSWNVNSNSAEPAASDAPITCNNVQSSTATSIDASLNEESNQNGSTQNEDTTAANTPSAQITNNSQKKTTASAPNEIGHDDTTEHPSDELSASSNEIIEMIEVPDGDVSPVDNNEFELQVENLLSSTQTTAESSRAGVLNETDKEDMELIEISAKEVSDLLDIHTGSSSALMANSTDPKKAVNREDSDINKQLDRDVRKSSSTDNAKHSETDRETVVDKSTSKTSLDVTENIESVDDYDEDRELQNVLNNSSLQEEMEHSSKGSSSEILNLMDAADDSYHSDSSDMQYADADEIVGASRYAKNDPSFSGVLRADADQMSVDEHTAYDSSTEQQQDLNRDDSEVVNDSQKQLSPPAEGSTDTSAKSNKQSNDENESNYM